Below is a genomic region from candidate division SR1 bacterium Aalborg_AAW-1.
TTTTGCAAAAACGAAAAGAATGATATAAGATCGTCTATAATAAAAGACCAGTACAACAAGGAGTTTCATGGTTCAAAACTATGTCTTCCAAAGCATTTTATCGACTGTTTTCTCAGTTATCTGATGTTCAGATAGAATCACAGACAACTGACTATAGATTGCTTGATCGTGAAGTAGTGAATGTATTCCTCAAATTTAAGGAAAAGAATAGAATGTTCCGTTGACTGATTGATTGGGTTGGATTTAAGAGATATGCCTTAGAGTTTGATACGCTCCCTCCTCCTCATGGTCGTGTTGCATCCTACAGCTATAGTAAGCTCTTCAAATTGGCTCTCGATAGTTTGACATCTTTTTCTGCTGTGCCATTGAAGTTGATTGGGTTACTATGAGCTATGATTTCGTTACTTAGTAGTCTAGCGATATGCTTTATATTAGGACACAAAATCTTCTTTGATAATGCATGGTGATTTACGAATTTGGGTCTTTTTACACTGTTCAATACCTTCTTTATCGGTATTATGATGATAGGTATGGGACTGATAGCAATGTATATTGCTCGTATTCATGATGAGGTTATGGATAGACCATTATATATTGTGGATGAAGTCATTAAGAATGAAAACATGAAGCATTAAGAATGAAAAATTTATATGTTCTATGATGTATTGCTCATTTCTTGGAAAATCCTCAAGTGATATAGAGTGTTGTAACCAATATGAGAAAAGAAAGACTATGAAAAATGATTATAGTCAACAGACGGCTTTATTGTATAAGTAAATAGTATGAGAAAACTCTTTCAACAACGATGACTTCTTAAGCCTAAAATTCATGATAAAAAGGTTGAATTTTATGTTAATGAAAGAGAAGTATGGTATATCCATTTATGAATCAATATAGGGTATGAAGAAGATGGTAAATGATGAGATAGTAAAAGACCAGTATTGATTATTAAAAAAGTAGGAAATATGTTTTTTGTAGTTCCTTTAACGACTAGAGGAAAAGATAATAATATATTTTATCATCGTATTCATGATGAAACTTTTAAGGTAAGTTCTCGAGCGATATTATCTCAAGTGAAAATGATAGATAAAAATAGATGTATTGAAAATATATGAGAAATATGAAAAGATGATTTTATTATTATAAAGAAAAAACTTAAAGATCTTTTATGACTTTAAGTTTTATAATTTTTCTCTCCGATTACTCGGAGGAGGATCCCGAAGGACATTTGTTCTTATATCATACTCAAAAAATCATAAAATGCAAGTAAATTAAGAGAGTTTAATTGACATTTGTATTTGTATTGTGTATAGTATATATGATACTGTGAAAGTATTAAGCCATGAAGCATTAAGAATTAAAAATTTATATGTTCTATATATGAAATATGAGTAGTTATAAAGAAATCCTTAATAGTGAGAGACCTTGTCCTTTTTGTCATGAAGAAGAGCAATTTCGAATTGATAGTAATAGTACGTGTTATGTTATCCCTTCTCGTGCTCCCTATACCGAAGATCATATCCTTATCTGTCCCAAATCACATAAAAAATCATTAGATACCTTATCTGCTGATGAACTCAGTGATATACGAACTCTCTTACAACAGTGGCAACATATCTTGTATCACAAACATGGTGAAGTCGTACTGATGCTCAGAGAATGAGTACCATGAGGTACGACAGGTAAGACACTAGAACATTTGCATTGGCATATCGTACCTCAGTTTACGATCCAACATGGATGATCACAAGAAGCGAGTGACGCAAGAAAATTTCTGAGTGATGAAGAATATATCCAACGTAGGAATGTATTACAGGAATTATGCTAAACAGATAAGTCTTTATATGATTGATACATATGGATCAAAAAACAATAGCTATCATCTCTATTTATCCACCACAAGCTACTCTTCATGGTTCATGAGCTAGTGGTGTTTGATCGTATACAAAAAATCTCCTCACGAATATGGATGAACATGAGAGAAAAAAAATAGTAGTATTGTGTGATTATGATACAGAACCTGCATCCTATACAGAAGATAGAATGATGATCGAACGTTGTCGACAGAGAAAGTGAATAGTACAATGGCTACAGCAGATTATAAGAGTATTGGAAAAATATCCTCATCTGACTACCATTCATATTCAGCATGAATTTAATATGTTTGGGAGCATACTCACGGTTCCTGTTTTTTTGATGTTATTACGAATATTGAGAAAATATAAGATTGTCGTAACGTATCATGGTGTAATAGATACCAGTAGTATTGATAAAGAGTATGGGAAAATCAATAGCTTGCCTCGATATTTTCCTCCTTTTTTCTTAAAATTTGCGTTTTGGTTTTTCTATGCAGTGAGTAGTAAACACATAGATACTGCTATCGTTCATGAAGAATATTTTAAGAAAGTTCTTATGAAGTATAGATATAGAGATGAACAAGTAAAAGTTATTGTCCATGGTGTAGAAGATCGTAATTTGTCTATCTCACAGCATGATGCGAGATCAAAACTTGGTATCGAGTCAGATAAGAAAGTGCTTTTATATTTCTGATTTCTTGCTTGATATAAAGGAGTTGATCTCTTACTGAATACATTTCAGACTATGGATTATAGTCAGTATCATCTTATCCTAGCAGGAGGTACTCCCAAAAGAACTCTTGCTGATCCCTTATTTCGTGCTCGATATGAATGAGTAGATACAAAGGCAAAGAATATGACATGAATCACAAGAATGTGATTTGTGCCAGATGAAGAGATAGAAACATTATATGCGGCGGCAGATGTATTGGTCATACCATATCTTTATATGCTGGCTGCGAGTGGACCTATGGCACTAGCTATTACCTACAATTTACCCTTTATCGTGAGCGATGTGTTTTCACCAGTGATTGTAGAAGAGAGTATGAGATTTGAAAAAACACCACAATGATTGTCTAAGTGTATTACTCAGTTCTTTGAAAACCCTCAAAAGATACAGAATATTATCATCACTATGAGAAAAGAAAGATTATGGAAGGTGGTTAGTGAGAAGACAGCTTTATTGTATACAAAATAGTAATGAAGATACTCTTATGTGTACCAGAATATCCTCCCCATCACGTCGGTTGATGATGACCTGTTTTTCATGCATTGGCGCAAGAATATACAAAACTCTGACATGAAGTTATGGTGATCTATGGGTATTATCCTACGAAACACGGTTTTGAATCTCTCAAACAATATACAGAATATGGAATTCAGTTTGTACAAGTACCTCTTTTACCTACTCCTAGGTTTACTTCATTTCTCAAGACGGTATTACCAACTTGACCATGGAATCTCTCCAAACTCCGTAATATAATTCGTGATTTTCAGCCAGAAAAAGCTCATTTGCATTGATATGGACTGATGTTTATCAATCAATTGGCAAAAATTATTGTTGATCAAAAAATTCCGTATATCTATACGCTTCATGGAGCTCCCGTCAGTGCCGATAAGAAATGATGAATAATTCAGAAAGTATATAATCTGTATAAACATACTTGGGGGAAATTTATCTTGGATCATGCTTCAGATATTACTGCTGTATCGCAGTATACAATAGATAACTTCTCAGAATTTCATCCGTATAAGGATCGTATCAGAATAGTGCCTAATGGGATCTATCCAGAAGAGTTTGCAAAACAAATAGACTACAATATCTATGATCAGTATAACGTACCAGAGTGATCAACGATTTATCTCTCGATATGACGTATAGAACGACGAAAGTGACACGATAAATTTATTAAAATGATACCAAGTTTAGTAGAAAGTTGAGTAGATGTAAGATACTTCATCGCTGGACAAGATAATGGATATAAACAAGTGTTAGATAGTTTATCGCAAGAATTATGAGTTTCAGAGAGAATATATTATCTCGGATTCGTATCGTGAGATGATAAATTAAGTATGTTGCAGCATGCAGATTATGTCATATTCCCATCAGAAAAAGAAACATTCTGATTGGTAACGCTTGAAGCTATGGCATCATGAACTACACCAATAATTAATAATATCTGATGATTTGTAGATATTGTACAAGATTGAAAAAATGGGATAATAGTAAATTTCAGTAGAGTAGAGGAATATAGAGGACTTATATGAAAAAACATTAATAAAGATGTTATGAGATGAACAGTCCAATACTATAATTGGAAAAAAATTGCAATTAATTATTTATGATAGAATAATAAAAATTTATGAAAAAAATATTATTACTTTCTCCATCAAACCCCTTTTATAAATGATGAGTTTCTATATTTGTTAAAAATATAACACACTATATTTCTTCAAATTATGAAATTGATGTCGTATATCCAAATACATCTAATACTTTTTTACAAATAAATAAAAACACTAATTATATATGACTAAAAATATTGAATATACCTATATTAAATAATTTATTATTTATGTTAAGACTTTTGTTTCGAGTTGGAAAACAAAACTATGACTTAATTATTGATAATACTTGATATTCATTTGTATTTTGAAAAAAATATAAAAAAGTTATTATAGCTCATTGAAGTCATTATGAAAATTTAAAAGCTAGAAAAATCAAATGAATATATAGTTTTTTTTGATGGGTTGCTATGTTTATTCTTACTATTTATCAAAAATATGGAATTATTTTTTCTTATAAGACTATTGCTATCTCCAAAAAAGTAAAAAATGAATTGATAGAAAATTATAATATAAAAGATTCTGAAAAAATAAATATTATATCAAATTGAACTTTATATGAATATTGAGAAGATGAAATACATATTCTGCTTAAGAAAAGATTGTGAAATAGAGTATGTTTTATATCAACGGATCATAGTTGGAAATGAATATGAATTATAGAAAAATTAGCAGTTTCAAATCCAAGAATTGAGTTTATAATTTGTTGATATGATTATAAACCTAAACAAAAAAATGTTAATTATATCTGATTATTAAATGAGAACGAACTTAAAGATATTATGCTTCTTAGCGATGTTTTTCTTTTACCTTCGAAGTATGAGTGACAATCTTTAGCTATTTTAGATGCTATGGCATGTGGTCTTCCAATTATAACTTATAAAAAATCAGATCCTTCTATTTGAACTGATATTTGATACATTGTTAATTCTTTAGAATGGAAAGATTATGATTTTGTTATTAAAGAAATATTTAAAGATAAGCATAAAAGAGAAAAAATTTCTATTAATAACGCATTATTGATGAAAAAATATATATGGTTAAATCAATGAAATCAGTATTTATCTTTAATTAAGGAAATTTTATGATAATATTTTTATTAATTTTAGTGATTCGAATAATTGTAATCAGTAATTGATTACGAATTTGATGAGATAGTGAAATTGTTTTGACTTTTAAATCTAGTTTTCTAAATTACTTTTGGTGAGATAATTGATTATGATCCTTTTCTGGATCTGGACTTAGGTTGTTTTCAAGCGTTTTGGATTTTTTATTTTCTTTTGTTGATGATTACAGACTAAGAACAATATTGGTTTTGTTCTTATCATTAATAGTTTGATGATTAGGTATATATTACTTTTCTTTCAGGTTAATAAAAAAAAAAATGATTTCACTTGTTTTATCTATTTTTGTATTAACATCTTTTATATTCCGATGATCTATCGTAAGACAGACGTATTTTATTGTATTAGTCTTTGTTTTAACTCCACGAATATTATATATAATTGATAATTTTTTAGAAAATGATAAGATAGACAAAACTAATATATTACTTTTGATATTTTTTTGATTTTTTGAATGAGTTATAGCCAATAACCCATGATTTTTAGCACCACAATTATTAATTATTATTTTATTTGTAATATTTAAATTTTTTATACAATGAAAATGAAATATAAAAAGAATTATACTAGTGTTTTTGACATTGGGATGGTCTTTTGTTTGAGTGTTAATTAGTATGGTTGTATTCATGAAATTTAATTTTGCCATTACAGAAGATGAACGAAATAATAAAATTTTATTAGATTTCCCCTTAGCAAGACAATCCAAAGAAATGAATTTATCAAAAGCAATCAGATGATATAATTTAGATATATTTGATAGTTATTGACGAATGAATGATCAAATTTATTATCCTTATAAAAATGTAAATATTTTATCTAGCAATTGGGGCTTAATATTAACACTTCTACCTATTTTCTTTATAGTATTATGATTATTGTTTATTAAACCTAAAAAAGATTATTTATTTTGGTTGATAATATTTTTATTTTCTATTTGGGTTTATAAGTGAGCAGGATATCCTTGAGGTGGACGATTTGTTTTCTTATTAGAAAAATATCAATTTTTATGAATATTTCGTAATCCTCATCAAAAATTTGCTATTGTTTATCTTATAAGTCTTGTCATTCTTTTATGAAAAACAATATTAGAATTGTGAAGATTGAATAAAAAAATATGATTTTTATTTGCTTTATCTTTATGTTTATCTTCTATATATTTGTTTGGACCATTAATATCATTATGATATATACCTCAAGCAATGAATCCATTAGAGATTCCTAAAGAATATGAACAGATCGCTAATATTCTTAATCAAGATATTAAAACATACAGAATACTCAACTTGCCTTTTACAGAATCTACAATGATTAATACAGATTGGGGATATGAGGGATATAATTTATTTGGTTTCTTATTGAAGAAAAAATCAATATGGAATAGAAATGACATTGCATTTTCTACTTATAATAATAAGTATATAGATTTGTTTGGTAAATCAATAATTAATCAAAATGGGGAAATAATAATATGATCTTGATTTATGGATGATTTGTATGCCTTAAGGATTGATACTATTATTTTAGATAAAAATATTGATAATTTTAATAGATTTCATGATAAGACAGATATCATTTGATATGATAATTATTTAAAATCACTTACTTGATTAACTTATTATACTGGGTTAGGAAGAATAGATGTATATAAAGTTGCTTCTACATTAAATATACCAATTGTAGATTGAAATAATCTAAATATAGTTACTAAAATCAACCCTACCAAATACGAACTTGAACTCACTCTCCCAGCATGATCGACTGGTCAGGAATTGAGTTTTCTCCAATCATATCATCCAGAATGGAAACTCTATCCAGG
It encodes:
- a CDS encoding membrane-bound lytic murein transglycosylase D yields the protein MIIFLLILVIRIIVISNGLRIGGDSEIVLTFKSSFLNYFWGDNGLGSFSGSGLRLFSSVLDFLFSFVDDYRLRTILVLFLSLIVGGLGIYYFSFRLIKKKMISLVLSIFVLTSFIFRGSIVRQTYFIVLVFVLTPRILYIIDNFLENDKIDKTNILLLIFFGFFEGVIANNPGFLAPQLLIIILFVIFKFFIQGKGNIKRIILVFLTLGWSFVGVLISMVVFMKFNFAITEDERNNKILLDFPLARQSKEMNLSKAIRGYNLDIFDSYGRMNDQIYYPYKNVNILSSNWGLILTLLPIFFIVLGLLFIKPKKDYLFWLIIFLFSIWVYKGAGYPGGGRFVFLLEKYQFLGIFRNPHQKFAIVYLISLVILLGKTILELGRLNKKIGFLFALSLCLSSIYLFGPLISLGYIPQAMNPLEIPKEYEQIANILNQDIKTYRILNLPFTESTMINTDWGYEGYNLFGFLLKKKSIWNRNDIAFSTYNNKYIDLFGKSIINQNGEIIIGSGFMDDLYALRIDTIILDKNIDNFNRFHDKTDIIGYDNYLKSLTGLTYYTGLGRIDVYKVASTLNIPIVDGNNLNIVTKINPTKYELELTLPAGSTGQELSFLQSYHPEWKLYPGKPIDMTSCKDSIIYTGSDTTPLVTESVVRGDTLYRVQRGDTLTTIAAQYDIPRSQLISDNKLVGPKWISIGQVLQIKNGKRIVMSVTTGSVATGGQTTECIRDTYTFFEGEELSYLWKKPVFDTTHKVVNDYANGWTIDLNSPVIASQAKQSIDTGGDSSTTLGMTQDGEIYLQKGLREGWIIKNEDDTYTVYLTLYFRPQSRFYLGLGVSGLTLMGLLSWLLRDWKRKRNISSRVITKASQRSLKQRVTTFIDDITE
- a CDS encoding hypothetical protein (Bactoprenol glucosyl transferase homolog from prophage CPS-53) — protein: MKKIISIVIPAYREELYLRETIALLMKELALFSHDYDFEIVIVNDGSPDDTWGVIQSLSAEYESIVGVNLSRNFGKEIALTAGLEQSSGDAVITLDADGQYPIDKIPLFLQKRKEGYKIVYNKRPVQQGVSWFKTMSSKAFYRLFSQLSDVQIESQTTDYRLLDREVVNVFLKFKEKNRMFRGLIDWVGFKRYALEFDTLPPPHGRVASYSYSKLFKLALDSLTSFSAVPLKLIGLLGAMISLLSSLAICFILGHKIFFDNAWGFTNLGLFTLFNTFFIGIMMIGMGLIAMYIARIHDEVMDRPLYIVDEVIKNENMKH
- a CDS encoding HIT domain protein, with translation MSSYKEILNSERPCPFCHEEEQFRIDSNSTCYVIPSRAPYTEDHILICPKSHKKSLDTLSADELSDIRTLLQQWQHILYHKHGEVVLMLREGVPGGTTGKTLEHLHWHIVPQFTIQHGGSQEASDARKFLSDEEYIQRRNVLQELC